One part of the Stigmatella aurantiaca genome encodes these proteins:
- a CDS encoding hydrolase, whose translation MSPSASPKTGLDALLTPDNCVLLLIDHQPFQFAGLRSHDTQTIINNVVGLAKAAKLFGVPTLLTTVLEERGGYLLKPLQDVFPEQKPLNRTFINTWQDSRAVDWVKKTGKKKIVMAALWTEICLAMPAIQALGEGYEVYIVTDASGGVSLEAHEMAIQRMVQAGAVPITWTVLASELQRDWARTATVPGISQLLVEHMGVVGTSYTWEQQLLDTPPQR comes from the coding sequence ATGAGCCCCTCTGCTTCCCCCAAGACCGGTCTGGATGCCCTGCTCACGCCTGACAACTGCGTGCTGCTCCTGATTGACCATCAGCCCTTCCAGTTCGCGGGCCTGCGCAGCCATGACACCCAGACGATCATCAACAACGTGGTGGGGCTGGCCAAGGCCGCGAAGCTGTTCGGCGTGCCGACGCTGCTGACCACGGTGCTCGAGGAGCGGGGCGGCTACCTGCTCAAGCCCTTGCAGGACGTCTTCCCTGAGCAGAAGCCGCTCAACCGAACCTTCATCAATACCTGGCAGGACTCCCGCGCCGTCGACTGGGTCAAGAAGACCGGCAAGAAGAAGATCGTCATGGCGGCGCTGTGGACCGAGATCTGCCTCGCGATGCCAGCGATCCAGGCGCTCGGCGAAGGCTATGAGGTCTACATCGTCACCGACGCCTCGGGCGGCGTCAGCCTCGAAGCGCACGAGATGGCGATCCAGCGGATGGTTCAGGCCGGCGCGGTGCCGATCACCTGGACGGTGCTGGCCTCGGAGCTCCAGCGTGACTGGGCCCGGACGGCCACCGTGCCGGGCATCTCCCAATTGCTCGTCGAGCACATGGGCGTCGTCGGCACCAGCTACACGTGGGAGCAGCAGTTGCTCGACACGCCCCCCCAGCGCTGA
- a CDS encoding heavy metal translocating P-type ATPase, producing MHEAPSGDSRPVDPVCGMRVDPGHPKGGTFEHEGQRYFFCNPKCREKFRADPQKYLNPPPAPVPEAPPGTMYICPMDPEVRQDHPGACPKCGMALEPEALTLGDETPDPELLLMTRRFWVCLALSVPTLVLGMSEMIPGQPVQQRLSPGALAWLQLVLSSPVVLWGGAPFFQRGWASVRNRHLNMFTLIALGTGAAYLFSVFATLFPGALPHAFTGHGGAIPVYFEAAATIITLVLLGQVLELRARRATSGALRALLSLAPTTARRLREEGGEEDVSLEEVRPGDRLRVRPGEKVPVDGVVVEGQGAVDESMVTGESLPVEKAPGAKVTGGTVNGTGSLILKAERVGKDTLLSRIVQRVGEAQRTRAPIQRLADTVASVFVPAVIAVAVLTALVWSVWGPEPRFAHALVNAVAVLIIACPCALGLATPISIVVATGRGAQVGVLVREASALERLERVDTLVVDKTGTLTEGKPTLVSVEPVAGMTEARLLHLAASLERGSEHPLAAAIVSGAEARGASPTRAQDFRSLTGKGVVGQVEGTSVALGNAALFSALGVDVSALSARAEALRREGQTVVFVAVEGKAAGLLGVEDPIKATTPEALALLRREGLRVVMLTGDSRTTAEAVARKLGLDEVMAEVLPEAKGDVVKRLQAEGRVVAMAGDGVNDAPALAQADVGIAMGTGTDVAMESAGVTLVKGDLVGIARARALSQATLRNIRQNLFFAFVYNLLGVPLAAGVLYPAFGWLLSPMLASAAMSLSSVSVIGNALRLRNLAKRESLE from the coding sequence ATGCACGAAGCACCGTCAGGCGACTCCCGGCCCGTGGACCCGGTCTGTGGCATGCGGGTGGACCCCGGGCACCCCAAGGGGGGCACCTTCGAGCATGAAGGCCAGCGCTACTTCTTCTGCAACCCGAAGTGCCGGGAGAAGTTCCGCGCGGATCCTCAAAAATATCTGAACCCCCCGCCTGCCCCCGTGCCCGAGGCGCCGCCCGGGACGATGTACATCTGCCCGATGGATCCGGAGGTCCGGCAAGACCATCCGGGGGCCTGCCCCAAGTGTGGCATGGCGCTGGAGCCCGAAGCCCTCACCTTGGGGGACGAGACGCCGGACCCCGAGCTGCTCCTCATGACGCGCCGGTTCTGGGTGTGTCTGGCCCTCAGCGTGCCCACGCTCGTCCTGGGCATGTCGGAGATGATTCCAGGCCAGCCGGTCCAGCAGCGGCTCTCGCCTGGTGCCCTCGCCTGGCTCCAGCTCGTGCTCAGCTCCCCCGTGGTGCTGTGGGGCGGAGCGCCCTTCTTCCAGCGGGGCTGGGCCTCGGTGCGCAACCGGCACCTCAACATGTTCACCCTCATCGCGCTGGGGACCGGCGCGGCCTACCTCTTCAGCGTCTTCGCCACGCTCTTTCCCGGTGCGCTGCCGCATGCCTTCACCGGCCATGGGGGCGCCATCCCCGTCTACTTCGAGGCCGCGGCCACCATCATCACGCTGGTGCTCCTGGGCCAGGTGCTGGAGCTGCGTGCCCGCCGGGCCACCTCGGGCGCGCTGCGGGCCCTCTTGAGCCTGGCGCCCACCACGGCCCGGCGGCTCCGGGAGGAGGGGGGCGAGGAGGACGTGTCCCTGGAGGAGGTGCGGCCCGGAGACCGGCTGCGCGTGCGGCCCGGCGAGAAGGTCCCCGTGGATGGCGTGGTGGTGGAAGGGCAGGGCGCCGTGGACGAGTCCATGGTGACGGGCGAGTCGTTGCCGGTGGAGAAGGCGCCTGGCGCGAAGGTGACGGGAGGCACCGTCAACGGCACCGGGAGCCTCATCCTGAAGGCCGAGCGCGTGGGCAAGGACACGCTCCTGTCGCGCATCGTCCAGCGGGTGGGCGAGGCCCAGCGCACCCGCGCCCCCATCCAGCGGCTGGCGGACACGGTGGCCTCCGTCTTCGTTCCCGCCGTCATCGCCGTGGCGGTGCTCACCGCCCTGGTGTGGAGCGTGTGGGGGCCCGAGCCCCGGTTCGCCCATGCCCTGGTGAACGCCGTGGCGGTGCTCATTATCGCCTGTCCGTGCGCGCTGGGGCTCGCCACGCCCATCTCCATCGTGGTGGCCACCGGGCGCGGGGCGCAGGTGGGGGTGCTCGTCCGGGAGGCCTCGGCGCTCGAACGGCTGGAGCGCGTGGACACGCTGGTGGTGGACAAGACGGGCACGCTCACCGAGGGCAAGCCCACGCTCGTCTCGGTGGAGCCCGTGGCGGGCATGACGGAGGCGCGGCTCCTGCACCTGGCCGCGAGCCTGGAGCGGGGCAGTGAGCACCCCCTGGCCGCCGCCATCGTCTCCGGGGCCGAGGCGCGCGGGGCCTCGCCCACGCGGGCCCAGGACTTCCGTTCGCTCACCGGCAAGGGCGTGGTGGGGCAGGTGGAGGGCACCTCCGTGGCGCTGGGCAACGCGGCGCTGTTCTCCGCCCTGGGGGTGGACGTGAGCGCCTTGTCCGCGCGGGCCGAGGCGCTGCGGCGCGAGGGACAGACGGTGGTGTTCGTGGCGGTGGAGGGAAAGGCCGCGGGGCTGCTGGGGGTGGAAGACCCCATCAAGGCCACCACGCCCGAGGCGCTGGCGCTCCTGCGGCGCGAGGGCCTGCGCGTGGTGATGCTCACCGGCGACAGCCGCACCACGGCGGAGGCGGTGGCCCGGAAGCTGGGCCTGGACGAGGTGATGGCCGAGGTGCTGCCCGAGGCGAAGGGGGACGTGGTGAAGCGGCTCCAGGCCGAGGGGCGGGTGGTGGCCATGGCCGGAGATGGCGTCAACGATGCGCCCGCCCTGGCCCAGGCGGACGTGGGCATCGCCATGGGGACCGGAACGGACGTCGCCATGGAGAGCGCGGGGGTGACGCTGGTGAAGGGGGACCTGGTGGGCATCGCCCGCGCGCGCGCCCTCAGCCAGGCCACGCTGCGCAACATCCGGCAGAACCTCTTCTTCGCCTTCGTCTACAACCTGCTCGGGGTGCCCCTGGCCGCCGGCGTCCTCTACCCCGCCTTCGGCTGGCTGCTGAGCCCCATGCTGGCCAGCGCCGCCATGAGCCTGTCCTCCGTGTCTGTCATTGGCAACGCATTGCGGCTGCGGAATCTAGCCAAACGGGAATCCTTGGAATAG
- a CDS encoding hybrid sensor histidine kinase/response regulator, with product MMTPAPSPPPQDSAAQRQAEAHLQERDEQLRLAQQAGGIGAFAVDIRTDVMSTTPEFCRIFGVDVVEAMPPRQIEALIVPEDAAIASSSRTRAEGTVPSQAEYRIRHAQTGELRWISRRAELVRDAEGRPVRLVGIVQDVTERRQAEDALRAANERVQLALNAGAVLGTWVWDIPAVRITVDALFAKSFGLTPVLASQEVTVQALSASIHPEDFPRVEALVSQTVEKGQPLRVEFRARQSHGAYLWLEANGHCEHDAQGKPLRFPGILLNIDERKRAELRQLALAELGERLRALDSTADIAAVAMEVAGRHFGLLRAGYGRILTSQGQLVIERDWVSGPEAAGLAGTYRLADLGPSLENLQRGEPVIIPDVEADPRTAGQAAALREYGVRALLTVPLLEQGHLAAVLYLHSPEVRSWQQEDIQFVHNVADRIWAASERVKVMADLRRANETLEQRVAQRTRERDRIWNVSQDLQLVTDFEGRILSANPAWTTILGWAPEELVGKTTTWLEHPEDQARTRAEVARLAEGHRVMGFENSMRHKDGSYRLLSWMAVPVPEDASIYAVARDITAQRHIEEQLRQAQKMEAVGNLTGGVAHDFNNLLQVIGGNLQLLEREMTAHERGLRRVQTALSAVDRGAKLASQLLAFSRRQPLQPLVLHLGRLVRGMDDLLRRALGEDVEVETVVTGGLWNTFADPNQLENVILNLAINARDAMTGHGRLTIEVHNAVLDEPYAQRHPEAVPGPYVMLAVSDTGSGMPPEVLARAFEPFFTTKSEGRGTGLGLSMVYGFVKQSGGHVKIYSELGHGTTVKVYLPRALQAEAPLAEPEKGPVEGGAETVLVVEDDAEVRATVVEMLSELGYRILKAVDAQSALAIVQSGLPVDLLLTDVVMPGPLRSPDMAREAKALLPDLEVLFTSGYSENAIVHGGRLDPGVHLLSKPYRREDLARKVRGLLNARSRRRESLASREAREPSRPGRARPQETPQRLRVLLVEDDADIRASASELLSFLGHEVLAVESAEEARGALVADAFDVLFTDATLPGMSGVDLAREAVRRRAGLRIIIASGHGHAALEDGGPRLDGVVVLPKPYALTQIQQALSQVLSAR from the coding sequence ATGATGACTCCAGCCCCCTCCCCCCCGCCGCAGGACAGCGCCGCCCAGCGTCAGGCCGAGGCGCACCTCCAGGAGCGGGATGAGCAGCTTCGCCTCGCCCAGCAGGCGGGGGGCATTGGCGCCTTCGCCGTGGACATCCGGACCGACGTGATGTCCACGACCCCGGAGTTCTGCCGCATCTTCGGGGTGGACGTGGTGGAGGCGATGCCCCCGCGGCAGATCGAAGCCCTCATCGTTCCCGAGGATGCGGCGATTGCCTCCAGCTCGCGCACGCGGGCCGAGGGCACGGTGCCCTCCCAGGCCGAGTACCGGATCCGCCATGCCCAGACGGGCGAGCTGCGGTGGATCTCCCGGCGGGCGGAGCTCGTCCGGGACGCCGAGGGCCGGCCCGTGCGGCTCGTGGGCATCGTCCAGGACGTGACCGAGCGCCGGCAGGCCGAGGATGCCCTGCGCGCGGCCAACGAGCGGGTTCAGCTCGCGCTCAACGCGGGCGCCGTGCTCGGCACCTGGGTCTGGGACATTCCCGCCGTGCGCATCACCGTCGATGCCCTCTTCGCGAAGTCCTTCGGGCTCACGCCCGTGCTGGCCTCCCAGGAGGTGACGGTCCAGGCCCTGTCGGCCTCCATCCATCCCGAGGACTTTCCCCGCGTGGAGGCGCTCGTCTCCCAGACGGTGGAGAAAGGCCAGCCGCTGCGCGTCGAGTTCCGGGCCCGGCAGTCCCATGGGGCCTACCTCTGGCTGGAGGCCAACGGCCACTGCGAGCATGACGCGCAGGGCAAGCCGCTGCGCTTCCCGGGGATTCTGCTCAACATCGACGAGCGGAAGCGGGCGGAGCTTCGCCAGCTGGCCCTCGCCGAGCTGGGCGAGCGGCTCCGGGCACTGGACAGCACCGCGGACATCGCCGCGGTGGCCATGGAGGTGGCCGGGCGCCACTTCGGCCTCCTGCGCGCGGGGTACGGCCGGATCCTCACGTCCCAGGGGCAGCTGGTGATCGAACGGGACTGGGTGTCCGGGCCCGAGGCTGCGGGGCTGGCGGGCACCTACCGGCTCGCGGACCTCGGGCCGTCCCTGGAGAACCTCCAGCGGGGCGAGCCCGTCATCATCCCGGACGTGGAGGCGGATCCGAGGACCGCCGGGCAGGCGGCCGCCTTGCGCGAGTACGGCGTCCGGGCGCTGCTCACCGTGCCGCTGCTCGAACAGGGGCACCTGGCCGCCGTGCTGTACCTGCACAGCCCGGAGGTCCGCTCCTGGCAGCAGGAGGACATCCAGTTCGTGCACAACGTCGCGGACCGCATCTGGGCGGCCAGCGAGCGCGTGAAGGTGATGGCGGATCTGCGGCGCGCCAACGAGACGCTCGAGCAGCGCGTGGCCCAGCGCACGCGCGAGCGGGACCGCATCTGGAACGTCTCCCAGGACTTGCAGCTCGTGACGGACTTCGAGGGCCGGATCCTCAGTGCGAACCCCGCCTGGACCACGATTCTCGGCTGGGCCCCGGAGGAGCTGGTGGGCAAGACCACCACGTGGCTCGAACATCCGGAGGACCAGGCGCGGACCCGCGCCGAGGTGGCGCGTCTGGCCGAGGGCCACCGGGTGATGGGCTTCGAGAACTCCATGCGCCACAAGGACGGCTCCTACCGGCTGCTGTCCTGGATGGCGGTGCCCGTGCCCGAGGACGCTTCCATCTATGCCGTCGCGCGCGACATCACCGCGCAGCGGCACATCGAGGAGCAGCTGCGGCAGGCCCAGAAGATGGAGGCGGTCGGCAACCTCACGGGGGGCGTGGCGCACGACTTCAACAACCTGCTGCAAGTCATCGGCGGCAACCTCCAGCTCCTGGAGCGCGAGATGACCGCCCACGAGCGGGGCCTGCGCCGGGTGCAGACGGCCCTGAGCGCTGTCGATCGGGGCGCCAAGCTCGCCTCCCAGCTCCTCGCCTTCTCCCGGCGGCAGCCGCTGCAACCCCTGGTGCTGCACCTGGGCCGGCTGGTGCGCGGCATGGATGACCTGCTGCGCCGTGCGCTGGGCGAGGATGTCGAGGTGGAGACCGTCGTGACGGGCGGCCTGTGGAACACGTTCGCGGACCCCAACCAGCTCGAGAACGTCATCCTCAACCTGGCCATCAACGCCCGGGATGCCATGACGGGCCATGGGCGGTTGACGATCGAGGTCCACAACGCCGTGCTCGATGAGCCGTATGCCCAGCGCCACCCGGAGGCCGTCCCGGGCCCGTATGTGATGCTGGCCGTGTCCGACACGGGCAGTGGCATGCCGCCCGAGGTGCTGGCGCGCGCCTTCGAGCCCTTCTTCACCACCAAGTCCGAGGGCCGTGGCACGGGCCTGGGCTTGAGCATGGTGTACGGCTTCGTCAAGCAGAGCGGCGGCCACGTGAAGATCTACAGCGAGCTGGGGCATGGCACGACCGTGAAGGTCTACCTGCCCCGCGCGCTCCAGGCCGAGGCGCCGCTCGCCGAGCCCGAGAAGGGCCCCGTCGAGGGGGGCGCCGAGACGGTGCTGGTGGTGGAGGACGACGCCGAGGTACGGGCCACGGTGGTGGAGATGTTGAGCGAGCTGGGCTACCGCATCCTCAAGGCCGTGGATGCCCAGAGCGCGCTGGCCATTGTCCAGAGCGGCCTCCCGGTAGACCTGCTGCTCACCGACGTGGTGATGCCCGGGCCCTTGCGCAGCCCCGACATGGCGCGGGAGGCCAAGGCCCTGCTGCCGGACCTGGAGGTGCTCTTCACCTCGGGCTACTCGGAGAACGCCATCGTTCACGGGGGCCGGTTGGATCCGGGCGTCCACCTGCTGAGCAAGCCCTACCGGCGGGAGGACCTGGCGCGCAAGGTGCGCGGCCTGCTCAACGCCCGGTCGCGGCGGCGCGAGAGCCTGGCCTCGCGCGAGGCCCGGGAGCCGTCCCGGCCCGGGCGGGCGCGCCCGCAGGAGACGCCCCAGCGGCTGCGGGTGCTCCTGGTGGAGGACGATGCGGACATCCGCGCCTCGGCGAGCGAGCTGCTGAGCTTCCTGGGCCACGAGGTGCTGGCGGTGGAGAGCGCCGAGGAGGCCCGGGGCGCGCTGGTGGCGGACGCCTTCGACGTGCTGTTCACGGACGCGACGCTGCCGGGCATGTCCGGCGTGGACCTGGCGCGCGAGGCGGTGCGGCGGCGGGCCGGGCTGCGGATCATCATCGCCTCGGGGCACGGGCACGCGGCGCTCGAGGACGGAGGGCCCCGGCTGGATGGGGTGGTGGTGCTGCCCAAGCCCTATGCGCTGACGCAGATCCAGCAGGCGCTGTCGCAGGTGCTGAGCGCCCGCTGA
- a CDS encoding HNH endonuclease, whose product MKLFFPAVLMVLLVGCGTASRTVSLNMGPSGTLILTPRSGGGPVALNGHEFETAMAKLARRVRPSPRPQEAAQRLFDVETRSGSYTYEASSRRLTPLAPGAHLKEQASKAEVELTRDYMHWCERTGRPGDCLRLLTGSRTLDSDGRLALCMALAKASVLDEMSEAFRDMADPQAMAAAVLWTWTTYMVLITVPEPVSKGIAAVMTATLIAYVGIDTFWSLIVGFRHLMDEADRATTFSALREAGERYGQVMGRNAARAFAMVAMAAIGSPAPALAARVPKLPSATLAAAQAETQMGIRLAAVGEVKAAALSAGSLTLTLAPGAVAMTANSQGSRRFSKADRDAAYEKSQDAAGRARCEYCDEELTREPGRSDTYEADHRQPYSKGGPSSGDNLAPSCRTCNREKGAQDLDTDWIPPKNR is encoded by the coding sequence ATGAAGCTGTTCTTCCCGGCCGTGTTGATGGTTCTCCTTGTGGGCTGTGGCACAGCCTCCCGAACGGTCAGCCTGAACATGGGGCCGTCCGGCACCCTCATTTTGACCCCGCGTTCCGGCGGTGGGCCTGTGGCGCTGAATGGCCATGAGTTCGAGACCGCCATGGCGAAACTCGCCCGGAGAGTACGCCCCTCTCCTCGGCCCCAAGAAGCCGCCCAGCGGCTCTTCGACGTGGAAACACGGAGCGGTTCTTACACGTATGAGGCCTCCAGCCGCCGCCTCACGCCGCTCGCACCGGGCGCTCACCTCAAGGAGCAGGCCTCCAAAGCAGAGGTGGAGTTAACACGCGATTACATGCACTGGTGCGAGCGCACGGGCAGGCCCGGAGACTGCCTGCGGCTCCTGACTGGAAGCCGCACCCTCGACAGCGACGGCCGTCTCGCCCTGTGCATGGCTCTTGCCAAGGCTTCCGTTCTGGACGAAATGAGCGAGGCATTCCGGGACATGGCCGATCCCCAAGCCATGGCCGCAGCGGTGCTCTGGACGTGGACCACGTACATGGTCCTCATCACCGTGCCCGAGCCCGTTTCCAAGGGCATCGCCGCCGTGATGACCGCCACGCTCATCGCCTACGTGGGAATCGACACCTTCTGGAGCCTCATCGTGGGCTTCCGGCACCTCATGGACGAAGCGGACCGCGCCACCACGTTCAGTGCCCTTCGCGAGGCAGGTGAACGTTACGGCCAGGTGATGGGCAGGAACGCCGCCCGGGCATTCGCCATGGTGGCAATGGCCGCCATCGGCTCCCCAGCGCCGGCGCTGGCCGCACGCGTGCCGAAGCTGCCCAGTGCGACGTTGGCTGCGGCCCAAGCCGAGACTCAAATGGGTATCCGTCTCGCGGCGGTAGGAGAAGTGAAGGCAGCGGCCCTCTCCGCCGGGAGTTTGACCCTCACCCTGGCCCCAGGCGCGGTCGCCATGACCGCCAATTCACAGGGCTCCCGCCGATTCAGCAAGGCAGACCGCGACGCGGCCTATGAGAAGAGCCAGGATGCAGCGGGACGAGCACGCTGCGAATACTGTGACGAAGAGCTCACGCGAGAGCCAGGGAGGTCTGACACTTACGAGGCGGATCACCGGCAGCCGTACAGCAAGGGAGGCCCTTCCTCCGGAGATAACCTGGCGCCCTCGTGCCGGACCTGCAACCGCGAAAAGGGGGCACAAGACTTGGATACGGACTGGATTCCTCCCAAAAACCGCTAA
- a CDS encoding LysR family transcriptional regulator, translating to METLITLESFVRSAQVASFSGAARQLGLTPAAVSQNVARLEAKLGVRLFQRSTRGLTLTESGERFLREASPGLESLQAAIANASSAAGQPSGVLKVSVSPGFGLDYLVPLLQDFLARYPAIVPDWHFENRPVDLIAEGFDAAIGGGFELPSGVAARELARAHVIGVASPAYLERHAPLKEPADLQHHEGLLLRSPLSGRIRSWLLRTRSGEQFSVEMKPRLIINDPDSLCRCAAMGLGITFVVTANVLPYLQSGALVRVLPKWHADIGPIALYYAGHRQLPAKTRVFVNHVVEEFRRQNLAKLFSAL from the coding sequence ATGGAGACCCTCATCACCCTGGAGTCGTTCGTGCGCAGCGCGCAGGTGGCGAGCTTCTCGGGCGCCGCGCGGCAGCTGGGCCTGACGCCCGCGGCCGTCAGTCAAAACGTGGCACGGCTCGAGGCCAAGCTGGGCGTGCGCCTGTTCCAGCGCAGCACGCGCGGGCTGACCTTGACCGAATCGGGCGAGCGCTTTCTGCGCGAGGCCAGCCCGGGCCTGGAGTCGCTCCAGGCCGCCATCGCGAATGCCTCGTCGGCCGCGGGACAGCCCTCGGGGGTGTTGAAGGTCAGCGTGTCTCCTGGGTTCGGGCTCGACTACCTCGTGCCCCTGTTGCAGGACTTCCTCGCGCGCTATCCCGCCATCGTGCCGGATTGGCACTTCGAGAACCGGCCGGTGGATCTGATCGCGGAGGGCTTCGATGCGGCGATCGGAGGGGGCTTCGAGCTGCCTTCAGGGGTGGCCGCGCGTGAGCTGGCCAGGGCTCACGTGATTGGGGTGGCCTCGCCTGCGTACCTGGAGCGGCACGCACCGCTCAAGGAGCCCGCGGACCTCCAGCACCACGAGGGCCTCCTGTTGCGCTCACCGCTGAGCGGGCGCATCCGCTCATGGCTGTTGCGCACGCGTTCGGGCGAGCAGTTCTCGGTCGAGATGAAGCCGCGTCTGATCATCAATGATCCCGATTCGCTCTGCCGATGCGCGGCGATGGGCCTGGGCATTACCTTCGTCGTGACGGCGAATGTCTTGCCGTACTTGCAGAGCGGAGCGCTGGTGCGGGTGTTGCCCAAGTGGCACGCTGACATTGGGCCGATCGCGCTCTATTACGCCGGGCACCGGCAGCTGCCCGCGAAGACCCGCGTGTTCGTGAACCATGTCGTCGAGGAGTTCCGGCGCCAGAACCTCGCCAAGCTGTTCTCCGCGCTCTGA
- a CDS encoding VOC family protein, with protein MLELRACIDVNDLEQGIAFYTQALGLTLGRRLGDGWAELLGAPSPIDLLAKPEGSSASPTASLPRTYRRHWTPVHLDFVVSDLDAAVQRARSAGAVIEKDIEVTKWGRIALLADPFGHGLCLIEFRGRGYDELLEAPSLG; from the coding sequence ATGCTTGAACTTCGCGCGTGTATCGATGTCAACGATCTGGAGCAGGGCATTGCCTTCTACACGCAGGCGCTGGGGCTCACGCTCGGGCGCCGGCTCGGAGACGGCTGGGCGGAGCTCCTCGGGGCACCCTCGCCCATCGACTTGCTCGCCAAGCCCGAGGGGAGCTCCGCCAGCCCCACTGCGTCCCTGCCTCGCACCTACCGCCGGCACTGGACGCCGGTCCATCTGGACTTCGTGGTCAGCGATCTCGATGCAGCGGTGCAGCGGGCCCGGAGCGCGGGGGCCGTCATTGAAAAGGACATCGAGGTGACGAAGTGGGGCCGCATCGCCCTCCTGGCGGATCCCTTCGGCCACGGCCTCTGTCTGATCGAGTTCCGGGGGCGGGGCTACGACGAGCTCCTGGAAGCTCCCAGCCTCGGATGA
- a CDS encoding M14 family metallopeptidase codes for MPSHSAALVALAALSLSPLSYAHSNPSKGVAAEPSTLVAKVSFASREDLNGLAEKLDLTAAVDNENRTVEALLSRAEFDALVASGRKVELLEEQTRILNAPREQDMRLQGISGYSCYRTVNETYAAMARLETTYPNLAEWKDIGDSWDKVTAGGAAGDDLRVLILTNKSRPGPKPRFFLMGAIHAREYTTAEMATRFAEQLASRYGTDADATWLLDHHELHVVVQANPDGRRIAETGASKRKNTNTTQGSCNATTWGVDLNRNSSFDWGGGGASTSFCNETYRGRSAASEPEVQALQSYIRSIFPDQRGTGSTDAAPADATGLLISLHSYGGYVLYPWGASTTPAPNATQLRTLGRKFNYFNGYQACQVASCLYAATGSTDAFSYGELGVASYTFEMGSAFFESCTSFENTIVPKNMGALYYAFKAARRPYQVSAGPDATTLALSASTVAQGTNVTLSARADDTRYGTNGGTEASQAIRAARYSIDAPSWVSGTPTYTMNPVDGAFNATAEAVQATVFTAGLAPGRHTLFVEAQDSQGNWGVPSAVFLTVQ; via the coding sequence ATGCCGTCACACTCCGCAGCGCTCGTGGCCCTGGCCGCGCTTTCCCTCTCCCCGCTGTCCTACGCCCACTCCAACCCCTCGAAGGGGGTGGCCGCCGAGCCCTCCACCCTCGTGGCCAAGGTGTCCTTCGCCTCCCGGGAGGACCTCAACGGGCTGGCCGAGAAGCTGGATCTCACCGCCGCCGTGGACAATGAGAACCGCACCGTGGAGGCGCTCCTGTCGCGCGCGGAGTTCGACGCCCTGGTGGCCTCCGGACGCAAGGTGGAGCTGCTCGAGGAGCAGACGCGGATCCTCAACGCGCCCCGGGAGCAGGACATGCGCCTGCAGGGCATCTCCGGCTACTCGTGCTACCGCACCGTGAACGAGACCTACGCCGCCATGGCCCGGCTGGAGACCACCTACCCGAACCTCGCCGAGTGGAAGGACATCGGGGACTCCTGGGACAAGGTGACCGCCGGGGGCGCCGCGGGGGATGACCTGCGGGTCTTGATTCTCACCAACAAGTCGCGCCCCGGCCCCAAGCCGCGCTTCTTCCTCATGGGCGCCATCCACGCCCGCGAGTACACCACCGCGGAGATGGCCACGCGCTTCGCCGAGCAGCTCGCCTCGCGCTATGGCACGGACGCCGACGCCACGTGGCTGCTCGACCACCACGAGCTGCACGTGGTGGTGCAGGCCAACCCCGACGGCCGCCGCATCGCCGAGACGGGCGCCTCCAAGCGCAAGAACACCAACACCACCCAGGGCTCGTGCAACGCCACCACGTGGGGCGTGGACCTCAACCGCAACAGCAGCTTCGACTGGGGCGGCGGCGGCGCCAGCACCAGCTTCTGCAACGAGACGTACCGGGGCCGCTCCGCCGCCTCCGAGCCCGAGGTCCAGGCGCTGCAGAGCTACATCCGCTCCATCTTCCCCGACCAGCGCGGCACGGGCTCCACGGACGCCGCGCCCGCGGATGCCACCGGCCTGTTGATCAGCCTCCACAGCTACGGCGGCTACGTGCTCTATCCCTGGGGCGCCAGCACCACGCCTGCGCCCAACGCCACCCAGCTGCGGACCCTGGGGCGCAAGTTCAACTATTTCAATGGTTACCAGGCCTGCCAGGTGGCCTCGTGCCTCTACGCGGCCACGGGCTCCACGGATGCGTTCTCCTATGGGGAGCTGGGCGTTGCCTCCTACACCTTCGAGATGGGCAGTGCGTTCTTCGAGAGCTGCACCAGCTTCGAGAACACCATCGTCCCGAAGAACATGGGGGCGCTCTATTACGCCTTCAAGGCCGCGCGCCGGCCCTACCAAGTGAGCGCGGGCCCCGATGCCACCACGCTCGCGCTGTCGGCCAGCACCGTCGCCCAGGGCACGAACGTGACGCTCTCCGCCCGCGCGGATGACACCCGCTACGGCACCAACGGTGGCACCGAGGCCTCGCAGGCCATCCGCGCCGCGCGCTACTCCATCGACGCGCCCTCCTGGGTGTCCGGCACGCCCACCTACACCATGAACCCGGTGGATGGGGCCTTCAACGCCACCGCCGAGGCCGTGCAGGCCACCGTCTTCACTGCGGGGCTGGCCCCCGGCCGGCACACGCTCTTCGTCGAGGCCCAGGACAGCCAGGGCAACTGGGGCGTGCCCTCGGCCGTCTTCCTGACCGTGCAGTGA